A region of the Candidatus Hydrogenedentota bacterium genome:
TCGTGCTCCGGGTGGAGGAAGGTGTAGATGCGCTGCTTCTGGTAGTGCTTCAACTCGAAGAACACCCTGGGCTCCGCCGGCTTTTCGGGGTCAAACCCGCTCATCTGCCACCAGAGCGCGGGGAACACCGACAGCCCGATGAGGACCACGAGGAGAAGGTGGCGGATGCGGCAGCCCGCCACGAAGAGCATCACCAGCACCAGCGGCCCCATGCAGGCGGCCGTGCCGAGGTTGGGCTGCTTCAGGATGAGGCCCATGGGCAGGACGGTCAGCAGGAGCGCCAGGACGAACCAGGGAAACCTCCGGATGCGCGGCCCCAGGCGGGACAGGTACCACGTGAGGAACAGCACCATGATGAGCTTGGACAGCTCGGAGGGCTGGAGCCGCGCGGGCCCCAGCACGAGCCAGCGCTCGCTGCCCTTGGCCTCCGTGCCGAAGAAGAGCACCAGCACCAGCGTCAGGAGGGCGGCGGCGTAGAGCAGCGGCGCCGTGGCGACGATGAAGCGGTAGTCGAAGCAGGCGATGAACAGGGCCGCGCCGCTTCCCGCCAGGAAGTAGGCCATCTGCCGCTTGAAATAAATGATGTCGCTGCTGCGGCTGGCGCTGTACAGCAGGGTGAACCCCACCGCCGCCAGCAGCAGCGTGGCCAGCGTCAGAAACCAGTCCACCCGCCTGAGCGCGCGCCAGTCGAAGACGCGCACGCTGATGTCCTGGTACTGGATGAGGGGGTTCCCGTGCATGGTCACTCCTCCGCGGCCGGGGCGGGGGCGGGCGGTTCCGGCCCGCGCTCGCCGTAGAAATAGCTGATCACGTCCTTCGCGTGGGGCGCGGCCACCGAGCTCCCGTGGTGCCCGTGCTCAATCAGGATGCACAGGGCGATGCGCGGCTCACGGTCGAGCACGCCCGCGACAAACCACGCGTGGTCGCGCATGTGCCAGGGGATGTCCTCCTCCGTCGCGTACTGCTCGTGGTGCGCCAGCGACATCACCTGGGCCGAGCCCGTCTTGCCGATGATGTCGAAGCCGGGCATGAACGCCGCGTGCCCCGTGCCCGTCGGCGGCGGGGGCCCGTCCTCCACGCAGCGCCGCAGCCCCGCGCGCACGGTCTCTATGGTGGCCTCGCTGAACATCGGGTCGGAGACCAGCGGCCCCGTCTCCTGGGCGAGGAAGGGGCGCACGCGCCGCCCGCCGTTGACGATGCCGGCCATCATGACGGCGTTCTGCAGCGGCGTGGTGCAGGCGCTGCCCTGGCCGATGCTGAGGTTGACCGTGTCGCCGTTGTACCATTTCCGGTCCCACTCCTGCTTGTCGGCGAACACCCGCTGCTTCCACTCGCGGTCGGGGATCAGCCCCGCCGCCTCCCCGGGCAGGTCCAGCCCGGTGGGCTCCCCCAGCCCCATGGCGTGGGACCACTTGGATATCTTGTCCACCCCGAGCTTGAGCCCCACATTGTAGAAGTACACATCGCAGGAGAACGCGAGGGCCTCGTCCACCGAGGCCGTGCCGTGGCCCGAGCGCTTCCAGCAGTGCCAGTAGCGGCTGGCGCCGTCCAGCGCGAAGCGGCCCGGGCAGAAGAAGGTGCTCGACGGGGTCACCAGGCCCTCCTCGAGGGCGGCCGCCGCCAGCACGATCTTGAACACGGACCCCGGCGGGTACACCTCGCGGAAGGC
Encoded here:
- the rodA gene encoding rod shape-determining protein RodA, which encodes MHGNPLIQYQDISVRVFDWRALRRVDWFLTLATLLLAAVGFTLLYSASRSSDIIYFKRQMAYFLAGSGAALFIACFDYRFIVATAPLLYAAALLTLVLVLFFGTEAKGSERWLVLGPARLQPSELSKLIMVLFLTWYLSRLGPRIRRFPWFVLALLLTVLPMGLILKQPNLGTAACMGPLVLVMLFVAGCRIRHLLLVVLIGLSVFPALWWQMSGFDPEKPAEPRVFFELKHYQKQRIYTFLHPEHDPEGSGWQTMQSRITVGSGGIAGKGFLKGTQTRLNYLPEHHTDFIYSLLAEEFGFVGSVSVIAVFLLFLLRGLMFARDCPEMTGTLLAAGTVTVLAFHVFVNIAITAGLLPVTGIPLPFLSYGGNFYMTTMAGVGLLFNVRARGPGLAVG